In the genome of Candidatus Cloacimonadota bacterium, one region contains:
- the buk gene encoding butyrate kinase codes for MSQLILAVNPGSTSTKIAVFDGDKPVFEKTLRHTSEELEPWPNIIDQFEFRKHLVLEAMEEHHVRPEDLVAVVGRGGLVRPVPGGTFRINEAMKRDLRDPSLWGRTHASALGAFIADSIASDLGIPGFIVDPVVVDEFEDLARVSGIPEIERKSLLHALNIRYIARLMARELGKELDDVNLIGVHMGGGISVAAIKNGRVVDVNNALLGMGPFSPQRAGALPIGDLLELAYSGKFSHGELVKYLTKTAGFTAYLGTDSGIEVYKRIQAGDEKAILVTNAMCYQVAKEVGACATVLSGKVDAIFLSGGLVYNEYIVEQIRSRVGFIAPIHQYPGEREMEALAQGGLRVLNGTEEAMEYNL; via the coding sequence ATGTCCCAGCTAATTCTTGCCGTGAATCCCGGCTCAACTTCAACCAAAATTGCCGTGTTCGATGGCGACAAGCCTGTATTCGAAAAAACCTTGCGCCACACCTCGGAGGAGCTTGAGCCTTGGCCAAATATCATCGACCAGTTTGAGTTTCGCAAACATTTGGTGCTTGAAGCGATGGAGGAACATCATGTTCGTCCGGAAGACCTTGTCGCTGTGGTCGGCCGCGGCGGATTGGTCCGCCCTGTGCCTGGCGGCACTTTCCGCATCAACGAGGCCATGAAGCGTGACCTGCGCGATCCTTCACTTTGGGGACGCACCCACGCTTCCGCGCTTGGCGCCTTCATCGCGGACTCCATTGCCAGCGATCTTGGCATCCCCGGTTTCATTGTTGACCCCGTGGTCGTGGATGAATTTGAAGATCTCGCCCGCGTTTCAGGCATTCCTGAAATAGAACGAAAATCGCTTTTGCACGCGCTGAACATTCGCTATATCGCAAGATTGATGGCGCGTGAACTGGGCAAAGAACTGGATGATGTTAATTTAATCGGTGTCCACATGGGTGGTGGCATCTCTGTCGCCGCCATAAAAAACGGTCGCGTGGTGGATGTGAACAACGCCCTGCTCGGCATGGGTCCTTTTTCCCCACAGCGTGCTGGAGCTTTGCCCATCGGTGACCTTTTGGAACTGGCTTACAGCGGAAAATTCAGCCATGGCGAACTGGTGAAATATCTAACCAAAACTGCTGGTTTCACAGCTTATCTGGGCACAGACAGCGGCATCGAGGTTTACAAACGTATTCAAGCTGGAGACGAAAAAGCAATCCTCGTCACAAACGCCATGTGCTACCAGGTTGCCAAGGAAGTGGGCGCTTGCGCCACAGTTCTCAGCGGCAAGGTGGACGCCATTTTCCTCAGTGGTGGTTTGGTTTATAACGAATATATCGTGGAGCAGATTCGCTCCCGGGTGGGGTTCATCGCGCCTATACATCAATATCCTGGCGAACGCGAAATGGAAGCGCTTGCCCAGGGTGGCTTGCGCGTTCTGAACGGAACAGAAGAAGCGATGGAGTATAATTTATAA
- a CDS encoding T9SS type A sorting domain-containing protein, translating into MRSMTLTKTAFLAGLLFILVLPLTADFVGSEVAAQVARSWLVSRFDIDFFAPVQIQAYRAGAFSPFGLDSPKSGAEQPLIYLIGFEDQGFALVSANDNAIPILAYGSGQFDGSKPFPPAFLEWVDGYAAQIQEIDAQNTELPENQAQWSQLLSGNFESPIRSNRSIVPLLETTWDQGWPYNELCPEDQAGPGGRVYAGCVATAMGMVMKYWSHPASGVGSHSYYSHGYGYQSVNFGNTTYLWDEMPNSVGTSNIPVATLLYHCGVAVEMGYSPNGSGAQSDDAAWAMANYFRYPDAQIKWRMQYTNSQWHTLLQDQLNNGSPMYYSGSGDGGGHAFCLDGYDDPNYYHFNFGWSGHYNGFYYMDAINAGGNSFSQWNAAIVNTIPENYSIANTRVRLTSPGGATVGYPFTVSVSTNPLLGSWGVDSYQLVLLYDSDFLIFNGASIDNTISASGNMTVVETQPGSILFTWNGSSNLAGGGTLADFSFTPVDTGAYIFDIPQMLFNNSPVNNTEYLMITAGAPVASLVESSISMPNVMHLGFQQIGTTQLRTTYLLPSWNVLHYQCKLNFDPNKLEFVECDLAGTLSENLEPQIDLEGPGVLSINCDFDHPLTGEGPLLNLKFRSIGNTSAIGVTQVTPSDFYYNSTQITSLGSANFILSPVTAVQDDTMPSPPQLQVFPNPVYGEARLHFTGKKEQDAHIEVYNLKGQKLDTITVPGNAREINWQASDKSGNKLGSGIYLLRWRVGNVQGNARILLLK; encoded by the coding sequence ATGAGATCCATGACCTTAACCAAAACCGCTTTTTTGGCGGGGCTGCTGTTCATACTTGTTCTGCCTTTAACTGCTGATTTTGTCGGCTCGGAAGTTGCTGCGCAAGTCGCGCGAAGCTGGCTTGTATCCCGTTTTGACATAGATTTCTTTGCCCCGGTGCAGATTCAGGCCTATCGTGCGGGTGCATTTTCACCTTTCGGTCTTGATTCACCCAAAAGCGGTGCGGAACAGCCTCTGATCTATCTAATCGGCTTTGAGGATCAGGGCTTTGCCTTGGTTTCTGCCAACGATAATGCAATTCCCATCCTGGCCTACGGCTCCGGTCAGTTTGATGGCTCCAAGCCTTTCCCGCCCGCATTTTTGGAGTGGGTGGATGGCTACGCTGCTCAAATCCAAGAAATTGACGCCCAGAACACTGAGCTGCCTGAAAATCAAGCCCAGTGGAGCCAATTGCTGTCAGGAAATTTTGAATCCCCCATCCGGAGCAACCGCTCCATCGTACCTCTTTTGGAAACCACCTGGGATCAGGGTTGGCCCTACAACGAGCTTTGCCCTGAAGATCAGGCTGGCCCCGGCGGACGCGTCTATGCCGGTTGTGTTGCCACCGCCATGGGCATGGTCATGAAGTATTGGAGCCATCCTGCTTCTGGGGTTGGCAGCCATAGCTATTACTCACACGGTTATGGTTACCAAAGCGTGAATTTCGGTAACACCACCTATCTCTGGGACGAGATGCCAAACTCGGTGGGAACCTCAAACATTCCCGTGGCAACCCTGCTCTACCATTGTGGAGTGGCTGTTGAAATGGGATATTCCCCAAACGGTTCCGGCGCCCAAAGTGATGACGCGGCTTGGGCAATGGCAAATTATTTCCGCTATCCCGACGCCCAAATCAAATGGCGCATGCAATACACAAATTCCCAATGGCACACCTTGCTGCAAGACCAGCTAAACAATGGCAGCCCAATGTATTACAGTGGTTCCGGCGATGGTGGGGGCCATGCCTTCTGCTTGGATGGCTACGACGACCCAAATTATTATCACTTCAATTTTGGCTGGAGCGGACACTACAACGGCTTTTACTATATGGATGCCATCAATGCGGGAGGCAATAGCTTCAGTCAATGGAATGCCGCCATCGTAAACACAATTCCAGAAAATTACAGCATCGCGAACACTCGTGTGCGACTCACTTCTCCTGGAGGAGCCACGGTTGGCTATCCCTTTACGGTTTCTGTTTCCACCAATCCGCTGTTGGGTTCCTGGGGCGTGGATAGCTACCAGCTTGTGCTGTTGTATGACAGTGATTTCCTCATTTTCAATGGCGCCTCCATCGATAACACCATTTCCGCTTCTGGTAATATGACTGTGGTAGAAACACAACCGGGTAGCATTTTGTTTACATGGAATGGAAGTTCAAACCTCGCGGGGGGTGGAACTTTGGCAGATTTTAGCTTCACTCCAGTTGACACCGGAGCTTATATTTTCGACATTCCCCAAATGCTTTTTAACAACAGCCCGGTAAACAACACTGAATATTTGATGATTACGGCGGGAGCCCCTGTTGCCAGCTTGGTGGAAAGCTCCATCAGTATGCCCAATGTAATGCATCTCGGCTTTCAACAGATTGGCACAACCCAGCTTCGTACCACCTACCTGTTGCCTTCCTGGAACGTTCTCCACTACCAGTGTAAATTGAATTTCGACCCCAACAAACTGGAATTTGTGGAATGCGATTTGGCGGGGACTCTCAGTGAAAATCTGGAACCCCAAATTGACTTGGAAGGGCCTGGAGTGCTCTCCATAAACTGCGATTTCGACCATCCTCTCACTGGGGAAGGCCCGCTTTTAAATCTGAAATTCCGTTCCATTGGAAACACTTCCGCCATTGGTGTGACCCAGGTTACCCCCAGCGATTTCTACTATAATTCTACCCAGATTACATCCCTGGGTTCGGCAAACTTCATTTTGAGCCCCGTCACCGCGGTTCAGGATGATACAATGCCTTCTCCACCCCAGTTACAAGTCTTTCCCAATCCTGTTTATGGAGAAGCCCGGTTACACTTCACAGGCAAAAAAGAACAGGACGCCCATATAGAGGTTTACAACTTAAAAGGACAAAAACTCGACACCATCACAGTGCCAGGCAACGCCCGGGAAATAAATTGGCAGGCGTCCGATAAATCCGGAAACAAGCTTGGCTCGGGAATATATTTGCTGCGTTGGCGCGTTGGCAATGTTCAAGGTAACGCCCGTATTCTGCTTTTGAAATAA
- a CDS encoding purine-nucleoside phosphorylase, whose translation MKASHHETAAWLKQRLPEVPSVAMILGTGLNAIAERGKTILQIPYGEIPGFVSSTAPSHKGNLVLSELDGQKVLFLQGRFHFYEGHPMSAVVFPTRVLACLGVKTLIVTNASGSLREKLGPGSIVMLEDHINHMGTNPLIGENDADLGERFPSMNHPYDLAYRESCLAIAREQNIPLHSGVYLAVTGPSLETRAECAAFAGWGADLVGMSTVPEVIVARHAGMKVLAFSVVTNHSNLFHDKAHSQEEIRANADRASTHLINLITRFLKTLD comes from the coding sequence ATGAAAGCCTCCCACCACGAAACTGCTGCTTGGCTGAAACAGCGCCTGCCTGAGGTTCCAAGCGTTGCCATGATTTTGGGAACCGGGTTGAACGCGATTGCCGAACGCGGTAAAACCATTTTGCAGATTCCTTATGGGGAAATCCCCGGTTTTGTGAGCAGCACCGCTCCGTCGCATAAAGGTAACCTCGTTTTAAGCGAACTGGACGGGCAAAAAGTGCTTTTTCTGCAGGGACGTTTCCATTTTTATGAAGGTCATCCGATGTCCGCGGTGGTATTTCCAACCCGCGTTTTAGCCTGTTTGGGCGTTAAAACCCTGATTGTGACGAATGCCTCCGGCAGCCTCAGAGAAAAACTGGGACCCGGCTCCATCGTGATGTTGGAAGACCACATCAACCACATGGGAACGAATCCGCTCATTGGTGAAAACGACGCAGACCTCGGCGAACGTTTTCCCAGCATGAACCATCCCTACGATCTTGCTTACCGGGAAAGCTGTCTTGCCATCGCCCGGGAACAGAACATTCCCCTGCACTCGGGGGTTTATCTTGCCGTAACCGGACCCAGTTTGGAAACCCGCGCGGAATGTGCCGCTTTTGCCGGTTGGGGAGCCGATCTCGTCGGTATGTCCACCGTGCCGGAAGTAATCGTTGCCCGCCATGCTGGCATGAAGGTTTTGGCATTTTCCGTGGTGACGAACCACAGCAATCTTTTTCACGATAAAGCCCACTCCCAGGAGGAGATACGTGCCAATGCGGACAGGGCTTCCACCCACTTGATTAATCTCATAACACGCTTTTTGAAAACCCTTGATTAA
- a CDS encoding DivIVA domain-containing protein, with amino-acid sequence MALYPTDIRHQEFGNAMFGYSKKEVKEYLEQLASQVEDYQSIQERELQRREKMQLEVRQEAAEAGTAVEELKRREELISRTLVFAEKTKADILSNARKEAENIIHEAELKAKRAIQEAKQYLGVLEQQYLHLKEEKRQFLMQFKSELNTFMDRIEKDPLLNKPVEQLADSDFKQIKEDINPKRSLPEGDNQIS; translated from the coding sequence ATGGCACTGTATCCAACAGACATTCGCCATCAGGAATTTGGCAACGCCATGTTCGGCTACAGCAAAAAAGAGGTTAAAGAGTATCTGGAGCAGCTGGCTTCGCAGGTGGAGGACTATCAATCCATCCAGGAACGTGAGCTTCAGCGCCGCGAGAAGATGCAACTGGAAGTCCGCCAGGAAGCTGCGGAAGCGGGAACGGCTGTAGAAGAGCTCAAACGTCGTGAAGAGCTGATCAGCCGCACTCTTGTATTCGCGGAAAAAACCAAGGCGGATATTCTTTCCAATGCCCGCAAGGAAGCAGAGAACATCATTCACGAAGCAGAGCTCAAGGCAAAGCGCGCCATCCAGGAAGCCAAGCAATATCTGGGCGTTTTGGAGCAGCAATATCTGCATCTGAAAGAGGAAAAACGCCAGTTTTTGATGCAGTTCAAAAGTGAACTCAACACTTTTATGGACCGCATCGAAAAAGACCCGCTTCTGAACAAACCCGTGGAACAGCTCGCGGATTCTGATTTTAAACAAATCAAGGAAGACATCAATCCCAAACGCAGCCTCCCGGAAGGGGACAACCAGATATCATGA
- a CDS encoding YggT family protein, with amino-acid sequence MPRGFGFISLIIFILDVYAVLILIRAVMSWFVRDYRNQIYHILIKVTEPVLAPLRRVLPRMGVDISPMVAIVLIQIAIRVLRTFFIFQ; translated from the coding sequence ATGCCCCGCGGCTTTGGTTTTATTTCGCTAATCATATTCATCTTGGATGTCTATGCCGTGCTAATCCTCATCAGAGCGGTAATGAGCTGGTTTGTGCGGGATTATCGCAATCAAATATATCATATTTTGATTAAGGTCACCGAACCCGTTCTGGCACCTTTGCGCAGAGTGTTGCCTCGCATGGGGGTTGACATTTCACCCATGGTGGCGATTGTTTTGATCCAGATTGCCATCAGGGTTCTCAGAACTTTTTTTATATTCCAATAG
- a CDS encoding 30S ribosomal protein S12: MPTINQLIRKGRTEIAKKSKSRALQGCPQRRGVCTRVYTTTPKKPNSALRKVARVRLVNGFEVTAYIGGEGHNLQEHSIVLVRGGRVIDLPGVRYHIVRGALDSSGVENRQNSRSKYGTKRPKAKK; encoded by the coding sequence GTGCCAACAATCAATCAATTGATTAGAAAAGGCAGAACCGAGATCGCGAAAAAAAGCAAGAGCAGGGCGCTCCAAGGATGTCCGCAAAGGCGCGGAGTATGCACTCGTGTTTACACCACGACGCCCAAAAAACCGAACTCGGCATTGCGCAAAGTCGCCCGCGTCCGTCTGGTTAACGGATTTGAAGTTACAGCCTATATCGGCGGTGAAGGACACAACCTTCAGGAACACAGCATCGTGCTGGTTCGCGGAGGACGTGTGATAGACCTGCCCGGCGTTCGCTATCATATCGTGCGCGGTGCTCTGGACTCCTCCGGAGTCGAGAACCGCCAAAACTCACGTTCCAAATATGGAACCAAACGTCCCAAGGCAAAAAAATAA
- a CDS encoding RNA methyltransferase — MEKKTAELSKNRVRELRKLLQKKHRKLEGKVVVEGLRTLRQMRDDGIKPLEQYFTLGQEPAWQDVPAFFVQEWDFSKICDSEHPQGVAALFEMPRERVTGFRRAFYLDGISDPGNLGTIFRIAAAFGLDALLLSPACAEIGSPKVIRASLGNVFKIPFQVLAPEKLRDLGAKLLCTDASTGEPLRSFSPGKDETLLLILGSEAHGVSPELKTLADQCLRIEMDENTESLNVAVAAGIFAHHLFGG, encoded by the coding sequence TTGGAAAAAAAAACGGCAGAACTCAGCAAGAACAGAGTGAGGGAACTGCGCAAATTGCTTCAGAAAAAACATAGAAAATTGGAAGGCAAGGTTGTGGTGGAAGGCTTGCGAACTTTGCGGCAGATGCGTGATGACGGCATCAAACCTTTGGAACAGTATTTCACCCTCGGGCAAGAGCCTGCTTGGCAGGATGTTCCCGCGTTTTTTGTCCAGGAATGGGATTTTTCAAAAATCTGCGACAGCGAGCATCCTCAGGGCGTGGCGGCGCTTTTTGAAATGCCGCGGGAACGGGTGACAGGTTTCAGGCGCGCTTTTTATCTGGATGGGATTAGCGATCCGGGCAATTTGGGCACCATTTTCAGGATTGCGGCGGCTTTCGGGCTTGACGCTCTGCTGCTTTCGCCCGCTTGCGCGGAAATCGGTTCACCAAAGGTGATTCGAGCCTCTCTGGGCAACGTGTTCAAAATTCCCTTTCAAGTTTTGGCGCCGGAAAAATTGCGGGATTTGGGAGCCAAATTGCTTTGCACGGATGCGTCCACCGGAGAGCCTTTGCGTTCATTTTCACCGGGGAAGGATGAAACACTGCTCCTCATTTTGGGCTCCGAGGCGCATGGGGTCAGTCCGGAACTCAAAACACTGGCAGACCAATGTTTGCGCATTGAAATGGATGAAAATACAGAATCCCTCAATGTGGCTGTGGCGGCAGGCATCTTCGCCCATCACCTTTTTGGAGGGTGA
- a CDS encoding S8 family serine peptidase has translation MRKALLFLSVILFVSLALSATARSGEGGDRPAFASDRIKIKLSSDAKHRADLPQDLLSEKSSFGIASLDARMARNGGYKLKRAHRRVDDFTWEQMTGFDRWFIIHLNGSVDVQDALADFLEDPEIEAAQFEYFAYPQDAPNDPDFNRNWGHNNIAQLPGYSNGHSGAGVGTVGFDTHVWQAWDQSQGHGSPDIVIAIIDTGVDYYHEDLAANCVPGWDYGSNDSNPMDDSQKAGHGTCCAGIAAAIGNNGIGVVGVAGGCRIMPLKVADNDGDIYTNYVANAITYAADNGADVISMSFGIEGGYGEGSSTSTDSALEYAYSKNVVMFAATANSDAAAIAYPANHNKVISVGAASPCGQRKSTSSCDGENWWGSNYGVNSQDNRASVDIMGPTILPTTDITGSAGYSSGNYYMWFNGTSCATPYVAGAAALVLSKYPNLTPAEVRQRLVSTATDMTIDGGVGWDRYTGYGLVNVYAALGNPPEAVVDSTSFYVELEPGQSAERNLNVGNTGESLLRYSVYRRVSSLDESFERGGYFPAEWTQENVSGSTCWAFLPGSYEGSPSQAYDGSLNARLFVASTSAATTKLISPALDLSGASTATLTFYHAQAVRDSKQDELRVYYRTSSSGSWVLLQTYTENVSTWTKRTINLPNLSSNYYIAFEGKAKYGRGVCIDKVEVSRLVPASDSWLQVAGGISVNGSVQAASQTPDTVTIGFDATGLNVGEYQTTFYVQSNSEDNDFIAIPCTMNVKDQPLPVELSSFTAAISADNYVNLNWVTQTETGVLGFYVLRGDTDDLAAALTVSPLIQATNSSAQQSYIFTDRDLQQDGTYHYWLQNSDLDGSVGFHGPASIAYSTLDVGTPEIPLVTELRPVYPNPFNPIAHIPYSLKDASTVTFEIYNVRGQVLRHINDGERGSGNHQTLWDGRDDSGQDCGTGIYYLRMKAGDYVQSRKMILCK, from the coding sequence ATGCGTAAAGCTTTGTTATTCCTATCGGTAATCCTCTTTGTGAGTTTGGCACTGTCGGCAACAGCGAGATCTGGTGAAGGAGGGGACAGGCCAGCCTTTGCTTCAGATCGCATCAAAATCAAACTTTCCTCAGACGCGAAACATCGCGCGGATCTTCCCCAAGACCTTCTCAGCGAAAAAAGCAGCTTTGGCATTGCCAGCCTGGACGCGAGGATGGCCAGAAACGGCGGCTATAAGCTAAAACGCGCTCACCGGCGGGTGGATGACTTTACCTGGGAGCAGATGACAGGCTTCGACCGTTGGTTCATCATCCATCTGAATGGTAGTGTGGATGTTCAGGATGCTTTGGCTGACTTTTTGGAAGATCCTGAAATCGAAGCTGCCCAATTTGAGTATTTCGCATATCCTCAAGATGCGCCAAACGATCCAGACTTCAACAGGAACTGGGGACACAATAATATCGCGCAACTACCTGGATATTCAAATGGACACAGTGGAGCCGGGGTTGGCACGGTTGGATTTGACACCCATGTTTGGCAGGCATGGGATCAATCGCAAGGCCATGGTTCACCGGATATTGTGATTGCCATTATAGATACTGGAGTGGATTACTACCATGAGGATCTTGCCGCAAATTGTGTGCCGGGTTGGGATTATGGTAGTAATGATTCCAACCCCATGGATGATTCGCAGAAAGCAGGGCATGGCACCTGCTGCGCAGGAATTGCGGCAGCGATTGGAAATAATGGAATTGGCGTGGTAGGAGTAGCCGGTGGATGTAGAATTATGCCCCTCAAAGTTGCCGACAACGATGGTGATATCTATACAAATTATGTGGCAAATGCGATCACGTATGCCGCTGATAACGGCGCGGACGTTATCAGCATGAGCTTTGGGATTGAAGGTGGTTATGGTGAAGGAAGCTCTACCTCCACTGATAGCGCGCTTGAGTATGCTTATAGTAAAAATGTTGTTATGTTTGCGGCAACAGCCAATTCTGATGCTGCCGCAATAGCCTATCCGGCAAACCATAATAAGGTCATAAGCGTCGGTGCGGCTTCACCCTGTGGGCAGCGTAAATCGACTTCCTCCTGTGATGGTGAAAACTGGTGGGGTTCAAATTACGGGGTTAATTCGCAAGACAACAGGGCAAGTGTCGATATCATGGGGCCTACAATTTTGCCCACCACAGACATTACGGGCAGTGCCGGATATTCAAGCGGAAACTATTATATGTGGTTCAACGGCACCTCCTGCGCCACACCCTACGTTGCGGGCGCGGCAGCTTTGGTCCTCTCGAAATATCCAAACCTCACGCCTGCGGAGGTAAGACAGCGCTTGGTTTCCACCGCAACCGACATGACCATCGACGGTGGCGTTGGCTGGGATCGCTACACAGGTTATGGTTTGGTGAATGTTTATGCCGCCTTGGGCAATCCTCCTGAAGCTGTTGTGGATTCAACTTCTTTTTATGTTGAACTTGAACCCGGGCAGAGCGCTGAAAGAAATCTCAACGTTGGCAATACAGGAGAATCCCTGCTTCGATACAGCGTTTACCGAAGAGTAAGCTCTTTGGACGAAAGTTTTGAACGCGGCGGATATTTCCCCGCGGAATGGACTCAGGAGAACGTTAGTGGAAGCACATGCTGGGCTTTTCTGCCTGGATCTTATGAAGGGTCTCCCTCCCAAGCCTACGATGGCTCGCTAAACGCGCGTTTGTTTGTGGCCAGCACTTCAGCTGCCACCACAAAGCTGATTAGCCCGGCTCTCGACCTGTCGGGTGCTTCAACAGCCACCTTGACCTTTTATCACGCTCAGGCAGTCCGGGATTCTAAACAAGATGAATTGCGGGTTTATTACCGCACCTCATCATCCGGTTCATGGGTTCTTCTTCAAACCTACACAGAAAATGTAAGCACCTGGACCAAGAGGACAATCAATCTTCCCAACCTCAGTTCGAACTACTATATAGCATTTGAAGGCAAGGCAAAATATGGAAGGGGAGTTTGCATTGATAAAGTTGAAGTCAGCAGGCTGGTGCCCGCTTCAGATAGTTGGCTGCAAGTCGCTGGTGGCATTTCGGTCAATGGCAGTGTTCAAGCGGCTTCGCAAACTCCGGATACGGTCACCATTGGTTTTGATGCGACAGGTTTAAACGTTGGCGAATATCAAACCACCTTCTACGTGCAAAGTAACAGTGAAGACAACGATTTTATAGCGATTCCCTGCACCATGAACGTTAAAGATCAGCCTCTGCCTGTGGAACTATCTTCTTTCACCGCAGCTATATCCGCGGATAACTATGTGAACCTGAATTGGGTCACCCAAACCGAAACCGGTGTGTTGGGCTTCTACGTGTTGCGTGGCGACACTGATGATTTAGCTGCCGCGCTCACTGTCAGCCCCTTAATCCAGGCCACGAATTCTTCCGCCCAACAGAGCTATATTTTCACCGACCGCGATCTTCAACAAGATGGAACCTACCACTATTGGCTGCAAAACTCCGATTTGGACGGCAGTGTGGGCTTCCACGGTCCTGCCAGCATAGCCTATTCCACCCTGGATGTGGGAACGCCAGAAATACCCTTGGTCACGGAACTGCGTCCGGTTTATCCCAATCCCTTCAATCCAATTGCCCACATTCCCTATAGCCTGAAAGACGCCTCCACGGTCACTTTCGAAATCTACAATGTTCGAGGCCAGGTTTTGCGTCACATCAATGATGGTGAAAGAGGCTCGGGCAACCATCAAACGCTTTGGGATGGCCGTGATGACAGTGGACAGGATTGTGGCACCGGCATCTATTATTTGCGCATGAAAGCGGGTGATTACGTGCAATCCCGCAAAATGATTCTTTGTAAATGA
- the lspA gene encoding signal peptidase II, with protein MEKPKKYPAFLIMGAIIALDQLTKYLVRLKLPLGDFITVGEKWFGQIFQLHHLQNTGAAFSLSLPNPMWNRAFFVVVSVFAVVFILWMLSRATNKIQVTAFGLVLGGAIGNNLIDRLLFGAVTDFISVDIPDIIPGMERFPVFNVADSAIFIAMCLLIIDIIFISGKKSPHKEPETSPDAETYLPDKEQ; from the coding sequence ATGGAAAAGCCAAAGAAATATCCCGCTTTTCTGATTATGGGCGCGATAATCGCGCTGGATCAGTTAACCAAATATCTGGTCAGGCTCAAGCTTCCCTTGGGGGATTTTATCACCGTGGGAGAAAAATGGTTCGGACAAATTTTCCAGCTCCACCATCTCCAAAACACCGGGGCGGCGTTCAGCCTGTCGCTGCCAAATCCGATGTGGAACCGGGCTTTTTTTGTGGTTGTTTCGGTGTTCGCGGTCGTTTTCATCCTGTGGATGCTGAGCCGTGCCACAAACAAAATTCAGGTCACGGCGTTTGGCTTGGTGCTGGGTGGCGCGATTGGAAACAATCTCATCGACCGCCTTCTTTTTGGTGCGGTCACAGATTTTATCAGTGTGGATATCCCCGATATTATTCCCGGGATGGAGCGCTTTCCCGTTTTCAACGTTGCGGATAGCGCCATCTTCATCGCGATGTGCCTGCTGATAATCGACATCATTTTTATAAGTGGAAAAAAATCGCCGCACAAGGAGCCGGAAACATCTCCAGACGCGGAAACATATTTACCTGACAAGGAGCAATAG
- a CDS encoding thymidine kinase gives MNIINQKTGWIEVICGSMFSGKTEELIRRIRRAEYARQPVLVFKPALDNRYDVNDIVSHSRMRAPSIPINKPQEVFDYLKEDTKIVAIDEAQFFDPSIVDVCNELADKGFRVIVAGLDQDYTGKPFASMPQLLAVAEYVTKILAICVKCGNPANRTQRTVCQDGQILVGSTEAYEARCRNCHEVL, from the coding sequence GTGAATATCATAAATCAGAAGACTGGATGGATCGAAGTGATCTGCGGCAGCATGTTCAGCGGTAAAACGGAGGAGCTCATCCGCCGCATCCGCAGGGCGGAATATGCCCGCCAACCGGTTTTGGTTTTCAAACCTGCCCTGGATAATCGTTACGATGTAAACGATATCGTTTCCCATTCGCGAATGAGGGCGCCTTCCATCCCCATCAACAAACCTCAGGAAGTTTTTGATTATCTCAAAGAGGATACAAAAATCGTCGCTATCGACGAGGCTCAGTTTTTTGATCCCAGCATTGTGGATGTATGCAACGAATTGGCAGACAAAGGCTTCCGTGTGATTGTGGCAGGTTTGGATCAGGATTACACCGGCAAACCTTTCGCCAGCATGCCCCAGCTTTTGGCTGTGGCGGAATATGTGACCAAAATCTTGGCCATCTGCGTGAAATGTGGAAATCCTGCCAACCGCACCCAACGCACAGTGTGTCAGGACGGGCAAATCCTGGTGGGCAGCACCGAAGCTTATGAAGCCCGCTGCCGAAATTGCCACGAGGTTTTATAA
- the rpsG gene encoding 30S ribosomal protein S7 — MPRKKKAVVREVLPDPKYNDVVVTKFMNCLMEKGKKSIAEKIVYGAFEIIEEKTKQPPLEVFKTALENVRPMVKVVSRRVGGSVYQIPLEVNEKNGRTLAFRWIISFSRARGEKTMIEKLAAELLAAYKKEGASIKKREDTHKMAEANRAFAHLRF, encoded by the coding sequence ATGCCAAGAAAGAAAAAAGCAGTCGTCCGTGAAGTATTGCCGGATCCCAAATACAACGACGTGGTGGTCACCAAATTCATGAACTGCCTCATGGAAAAAGGAAAAAAGAGCATCGCTGAAAAAATCGTTTATGGCGCCTTTGAGATTATCGAGGAAAAAACCAAGCAGCCACCCCTGGAAGTTTTCAAAACCGCTCTGGAAAACGTGCGCCCAATGGTGAAAGTGGTTTCCCGCCGTGTTGGCGGTTCAGTCTATCAAATTCCTCTGGAAGTGAACGAGAAAAACGGCCGGACCCTTGCTTTCCGTTGGATCATCTCCTTTTCCCGCGCTCGCGGAGAAAAAACCATGATCGAAAAACTGGCAGCCGAACTTCTGGCAGCCTACAAAAAAGAAGGCGCTTCCATCAAGAAACGCGAGGACACCCACAAAATGGCTGAAGCCAACCGCGCTTTTGCCCATCTGCGTTTCTAA